In Rhea pennata isolate bPtePen1 chromosome 8, bPtePen1.pri, whole genome shotgun sequence, one genomic interval encodes:
- the VCAM1 gene encoding vascular cell adhesion protein 1, with translation MIKQMERTRQAVIIIFYACMSVKAFEVEITPASRIVAQIGGTVMLTCNTTGCASPSFSWRIQTDNPLGGTVSNYGTYSILTMSPVSVENAHDYLCTVFCKAEKKEKSVKVELYSFPSDPVIEISVSLVAEEQATVICKIPSVYPSDHLEVILKKEEHILLEKKFLEDDSTNTETKIVTYSFNPTAEDIGKDITCVAKLPIANMDFEPKERVTSQKLNANFGPKNTIITASPSNSAMEGDSLKLTCVTESNPPPQIVWRRQVANKSIQYLVENNVLSIPHARFTDSGLYICEVINLVTNKTEKATVDIVIQGAPNIAEVSIKPSTTVQEGQNVSIRCSVESNPPAKIVLRRKSDIADVGLYSEGGILLLPSVTFLNAGDYECVAENKFGKSKSAVALNVECGPKNTVISVIPAATVKEGETVTMKCTSFGNPTPVISWKKKAATGEFEKNFKDATLTIKGIRSQDLGLYECEAYNQFGKEEKAVRLLVQAPPKNTTLSVFPSNAVKQGESVAISCTSTGVPAVQITLRRKIDDVITTLETQDGKYTIGSVQLKDAGTYECVSVNELGEESQHLILDVKVPPQNITVLVHPSENVEEGENVTIMCSTYSNPPSQMVLKKVHPEKEIILSSMNGTFILYNVTKNDTGRYLLDVFNEVGNNIKVIEIAVVGRAEKTYQMMPVIIAFSCVTAIAISVVMILIYVSRKAKINGSYSLVKALRPKV, from the exons ATGATAAAACAGATGGAAAGAACAAGACAAGCTGTGATAATAATTTTCTATGCATGCATGAGTG TTAAAGCTTTTGAAGTGGAAATTACACCTGCTAGCAGAATTGTTGCACAGATTGGAGGAACAGTCATGCTTACATGCAATACTACTGGCTGTGCATCACCAAGTTTTTCCTGGAGAATCCAAACGGACAACCCCCTTGGAGGAACAGTGAGCAACTATGGAACATACTCTATCTTGACTATGAGTCCAGTTAGCGTTGAGAATGCTCATGATTATCTGTGTACTGTCTTCTGCAAGgctgagaaaaaagagaagagtgtCAAAGTTGAACTTTACT cTTTCCCTAGTGATCCTGTCATTGAGATCAGCGTATCCTTAGTTGCTGAGGAACAAGCCACAGTCATCTGTAAAATTCCCAGTGTGTATCCTTCTGATCACCTAGAAGTAATCTTAAAGAAAGAGGAACATATTCTGCTTGAGAAAAAGTTTTTGGAAGATGACAGCACAAATACAGAGACCAAAATTGTGACATATTCGTTTAACCCCACTGCGGAAGATATTGGGAAAGACATTACTTGTGTGGCCAAGTTACCAATTGCTAATATGGACTTTGAACCAAAAGAAAGAGTAACTTCTCAGAAACTGAATGCAAACT TTGGTCCTAAAAATACTATCATTACTGCATCTCCAAGCAACTCAGCAATGGAAGGAGACTCTCTGAAACTCACTTGTGTAACCGAGAGTAATCCACCACCACAGATAGTTTGGAGAAGACAAGTGGCTAACAAAAGCATTCAGTATCTGGTGGAAAACAATGTCCTTTCTATTCCTCATGCCCGTTTCACTGATTCAGGACTGTACATCTGTGAAGTAATTAATCTAGTGActaataaaacagagaaagcaactGTGGACATTGTTATACAAG GTGCTCCAAATATTGCAGAAGTCTCCATTAAACCTTCTACAACAGTTCAGGAAGGACAAAATGTTTCCATAAGATGTTCTGTTGAGAGTAACCCTCCTGCTAAGattgttttaagaagaaaatctgacaTTGCAGATGTGGGGCTTTACAGTGAGGGAGGAATTCTTCTCCTGCCATCTGTGACATTTCTTAATGCAGGAGACTACGAATGTGTAGCAGAAAATAAGTTCGGGAAAAGTAAAAGTGCAGTAGCTCTTAATGTGGAAT GTGGACCGAAGAATACAGTCATCTCTGTAATCCCTGCTGCTACTGTTAAAGAAGGAGAAACTGTGACAATGAAATGTACTAGTTTTGGTAATCCAACTCCAGTgatttcttggaagaaaaaggcaGCCACTGGggagtttgaaaaaaattttaaagatgcGACTTTAACTATAAAGGGTATCAGAAGTCAAGATTTGGGGCTTTATGAATGTGAAGCATATAACCAATTtggcaaagaggaaaaagctgtgAGATTACTTGTTCAAG ctCCACCAAAAAATACAACACTTTCAGTTTTCCCTTCAAATGCAGTGAAACAAGGAGAAAGTGTTGCCATCTCTTGCACGTCCACAGGTGTTCCAGCTGTTCAGATTActctgagaaggaaaatagaTGATGTGATCACAACCCTTGAAACACAAGATGGCAAATATACCATCGGCAGTGTTCAGCTAAAGGATGCAGGAACATATGAATGTGTATCCGTTAATGAACTGGGAGAGGAGTCTCAGCACCTAATACTTGATGTCAAAG ttcctcCCCAAAATATTACTGTGTTAGTACATCCATCAGAAAATGttgaagaaggagaaaatgtcaCCATTATGTGTAGCACATATAGTAACCCACCATCACAGATGGTCCTGAAAAAAGTGCatccagagaaagaaattattctgtCATCAATGAATGGAACCTTTATACTCTACAATGTCACCAAAAATGACACAGGCAGATACTTACTTGATGTTTTCAATGAGGTTGGAAACAACATTAAAGTAATTGAGATAGCTGTTGTAG